In the genome of Sinobacterium caligoides, one region contains:
- a CDS encoding SPOR domain-containing protein — protein MSDSTGDEGQFLSAESSFFAGGGRQLLIDELLYFCRYSGDGSAMLLTAAPGLGRSALLEELGRQLRDDATIVVCLSVTSLRQRGVMDCLLDQLDPEAAIFGETDEYLKRETLASCCDEAAIDGRSLVVVVDDADELEDELQRELLELPTIGGLQLLLSSSDDGLELRLSELLPAVISLQSAVLAAFDKRASRGYLYHRLAILEADEGLLDEPMLAKLLQAGEGSPTRINGLLERLMSPAAADSAEKKKLPIFHLLAVVVIVFGLFILWHLGEEEAPSSSLTVNEELAKLERAEGAAEPAVGRSIVEPVSPVVGEKASKEPIPQHEAEVVMPEAVAVSKQQTSVSTVQPSQPAVAEKAETAKVAKKVSPAIDEGAGYSVEERFLLAQPVDNYTIQIMGLSSKEAIERFRRGLPKALDIRLVQAMVNGRPWYVLVSGNYRNRREAELARSRLPQSLVDMKPWLRRMEGVQQQLRKQY, from the coding sequence GTGAGTGACTCGACAGGTGATGAAGGGCAATTTCTCTCGGCTGAATCCAGCTTTTTCGCTGGAGGTGGGCGCCAGCTTTTAATTGATGAGCTGCTGTATTTCTGTCGTTATAGCGGTGATGGCTCTGCGATGCTGTTGACTGCCGCCCCGGGCCTTGGGCGAAGTGCGTTGTTAGAGGAGCTGGGACGCCAGTTAAGGGATGATGCGACGATAGTCGTCTGCCTGTCCGTCACTTCGTTGCGGCAGCGTGGTGTGATGGATTGTCTGTTGGATCAGCTCGACCCTGAGGCGGCAATTTTTGGTGAGACCGATGAGTATTTGAAGCGAGAGACGCTTGCCTCTTGTTGTGATGAGGCGGCCATCGATGGCCGCTCTCTTGTGGTTGTGGTCGACGATGCCGATGAGCTCGAAGATGAGTTGCAGAGGGAGCTGCTTGAGCTGCCGACGATTGGCGGCTTGCAGTTACTGCTCTCGAGCTCTGACGACGGCTTAGAGCTTCGGCTTAGTGAATTATTACCCGCTGTGATTAGTCTGCAGTCCGCGGTTTTGGCTGCGTTTGATAAGCGGGCAAGCCGTGGCTACCTGTATCATCGCTTGGCAATTTTAGAGGCGGATGAAGGGTTGCTTGACGAGCCTATGCTGGCAAAGCTATTGCAGGCTGGCGAGGGTTCTCCCACAAGAATTAACGGTCTGCTTGAGCGGCTGATGAGCCCTGCCGCTGCTGATAGTGCTGAAAAGAAGAAGCTCCCAATATTTCATTTGTTGGCCGTGGTAGTCATTGTGTTTGGTCTGTTTATCCTCTGGCACTTGGGTGAGGAGGAGGCCCCATCGTCGTCACTAACGGTTAATGAGGAACTAGCGAAGCTAGAGCGGGCAGAAGGGGCGGCTGAGCCTGCTGTTGGGCGGTCGATTGTCGAGCCGGTATCACCGGTGGTCGGAGAAAAAGCCAGTAAGGAGCCAATTCCGCAGCACGAGGCTGAAGTGGTTATGCCCGAGGCCGTCGCCGTGAGCAAGCAGCAAACTAGCGTATCGACAGTGCAGCCCTCACAACCTGCTGTGGCGGAAAAAGCTGAGACGGCTAAAGTTGCCAAGAAAGTCTCGCCAGCGATTGATGAGGGCGCTGGTTACTCGGTAGAAGAGCGTTTCCTTCTCGCTCAGCCTGTAGATAATTATACTATTCAGATCATGGGCTTGTCTTCTAAAGAAGCGATAGAGCGCTTTAGGCGAGGCCTACCTAAGGCGCTTGATATTCGCTTAGTCCAGGCGATGGTGAATGGACGGCCATGGTATGTATTGGTGAGTGGTAATTATCGTAATCGTCGCGAGGCTGAATTAGCGCGTAGTCGCTTGCCGCAATCACTGGTTGATATGAAGCCTTGGTTGCGAAGGATGGAGGGAGTGCAGCAGCAACTGCGTAAACAATACTAG
- the aroB gene encoding 3-dehydroquinate synthase, with protein MKELVVDLGDRSYPIYIGSGLLAKKELYSPHVVAKQVMIVTNETIAPLYLQQVVNALSGDYQVDTVILPDGECYKNLTTLDMIYSALLAGKHNRKTTLIALGGGVVGDMTGFAAASYQRGVAFMQIPTTVLSQVDSSVGGKTGVNHALGKNMIGAFHQPNAVIIDTDSLDTLPAREFSAGMAEVIKYGLIGDTDFLQWLDENMSALMARDKALLVEAITRSCSNKAQVVARDEHEGGIRAILNLGHTFGHAIETEQGYGVWLHGEAVAAGTIMASALSASMGMISDDDVAFVVDLHRRANLPLQGPAKMLPERYLELMAVDKKVLDGSLRLVLLRQLGDAYVTSALAVEDIRAIIAQYSAS; from the coding sequence ATGAAAGAGTTAGTGGTTGATCTTGGTGACAGAAGCTACCCCATCTACATCGGTAGTGGGTTATTGGCTAAAAAAGAGCTGTACAGTCCTCATGTCGTGGCGAAGCAGGTGATGATTGTCACCAATGAAACCATTGCGCCACTGTATTTGCAGCAGGTAGTGAATGCACTCTCCGGTGACTACCAGGTTGATACGGTGATCCTCCCTGACGGTGAGTGTTATAAAAACCTGACTACCCTCGATATGATCTATAGCGCCTTATTGGCTGGCAAGCATAATCGCAAGACGACCTTGATTGCCTTGGGCGGTGGTGTCGTCGGCGATATGACTGGTTTTGCCGCCGCGAGCTATCAGCGTGGTGTCGCCTTCATGCAGATTCCCACGACGGTATTGTCACAGGTAGACTCTTCTGTAGGCGGCAAGACTGGCGTTAACCATGCCCTCGGTAAGAATATGATTGGTGCCTTCCACCAGCCGAATGCCGTTATTATTGATACAGATAGTCTTGATACCTTGCCGGCAAGGGAGTTTAGTGCGGGCATGGCGGAGGTGATCAAGTACGGCTTGATTGGTGACACTGATTTTTTGCAATGGTTAGATGAAAACATGTCGGCGTTGATGGCGAGAGATAAAGCGCTGTTAGTGGAGGCGATTACCCGCTCGTGCAGTAATAAGGCGCAAGTCGTCGCAAGGGATGAGCATGAAGGTGGCATTCGGGCAATATTGAACCTAGGTCATACCTTTGGTCATGCGATCGAGACTGAGCAAGGTTATGGTGTCTGGCTACATGGAGAGGCAGTGGCCGCAGGGACTATCATGGCATCGGCGCTGTCAGCCTCGATGGGCATGATTAGTGATGATGATGTTGCTTTCGTTGTCGACCTACATCGCCGAGCGAATCTCCCATTGCAGGGGCCAGCAAAGATGTTGCCGGAGCGCTACTTAGAGTTGATGGCCGTCGATAAGAAAGTCTTAGATGGTAGCTTGCGCTTAGTGTTATTGCGCCAACTCGGTGATGCTTACGTCACATCTGCGTTAGCGGTTGAGGACATTCGCGCGATAATAGCGCAGTATAGCGCGAGTTAA
- the aroK gene encoding shikimate kinase AroK encodes MQAKRVFLVGPMGAGKTTIGRLLAQELQLPFKDSDREIEERSGADIPWIFDVEGEEGFRIRETAALDVLSQESQILLATGGGIVMRAENRTMLASRGTVIYLSTSVEQQVQRTAKDRKRPLLRDQDPEGVLRRLMAIRAPLYNEIADFIVETDSRPPRVVAAYIADLLK; translated from the coding sequence ATGCAAGCAAAGAGAGTGTTTCTTGTCGGCCCCATGGGGGCTGGCAAGACAACGATCGGGCGGCTGTTAGCGCAGGAGTTGCAACTGCCCTTTAAGGATTCCGACCGAGAGATTGAAGAGCGCAGCGGTGCCGATATTCCCTGGATCTTCGATGTCGAAGGTGAGGAGGGGTTTCGCATACGTGAAACGGCGGCTCTAGATGTGTTGTCGCAGGAGTCGCAGATTTTATTGGCTACCGGTGGCGGTATTGTGATGCGGGCCGAGAATAGGACGATGTTGGCTTCGCGAGGTACAGTTATTTACCTGTCGACTTCCGTCGAACAACAGGTGCAGCGCACGGCTAAGGATAGAAAGCGGCCATTGTTACGTGATCAGGACCCAGAGGGTGTGCTGAGGCGACTGATGGCGATACGTGCCCCCCTCTATAATGAGATCGCAGACTTCATCGTGGAAACGGATTCGCGCCCGCCAAGGGTGGTGGCTGCTTACATAGCGGACTTGTTAAAATAA
- the pilQ gene encoding type IV pilus secretin PilQ family protein: MKTVMNGVRSIQQGVRVMRKVLGALVLLAVSLYSTLAAAVVMDGIHFNSLPGERVEIRMSFDGVPPEPKVYTIESPARISLDLTGVTSALEKKKYLLNVGVTDTVTVLGANDRTRVVVGMSRLANYSSRVEGQELVLEIGNEVQQSYIKKSTDQLTKKFNHQTSSASQINSLDFQRGEDGEGKLLLGLSSSDVNVDMAKEGGLIKLTFANTGIEDGLERTFDVLDFATPVKTVVAKESRDGKSAVVTLEPMGEYDYLAYQVEDTYVISVRPLTPEEVQAKSSEFQYTGDRLSLNFQDIEVRAVLQLIADFTGLNLVASDNVTGKITLRLQNVPWDQALDLVLKTKALGKRQIGNVLMIAPAEELANQERQRIEANKQIEELAPLSTELFRIRYHSAEGIFELFKDDGDDGSKSILSPRGRAIVDPRTNSLIITETAMRLEEFRSLLAAIDIPVRQVLIEARLVAADKSFREELGISWGGSEEGKWDHFNIGGREGADGTTPLVVDLGVGGATSGFNVGYTNGSVNLSAEISAMESNGRGELVAEPKVITGDKQRAVIKAGRELPYLESSASGETTVTFKEAVLKLEVTPYITPDNRVLMELEINQDDSTSSIQGEFGALIPIINTRQIKTKVLVKNGETVVLGGVFKTVDKTTIQKTPFFGDIPYIGRLFRNQVQENSKEELLIFITPRILSDDLLD; encoded by the coding sequence ATGAAAACAGTAATGAATGGTGTTCGAAGTATTCAACAAGGTGTGCGAGTGATGAGAAAGGTATTGGGAGCTCTAGTGCTGTTGGCGGTATCGCTATACAGTACGTTGGCGGCGGCAGTGGTAATGGATGGCATCCATTTTAACTCTCTGCCGGGTGAGCGAGTTGAGATTCGTATGAGCTTTGATGGTGTGCCGCCGGAGCCGAAGGTTTATACCATTGAAAGTCCTGCGCGGATCTCCCTGGATCTAACCGGTGTTACCAGCGCCTTAGAGAAAAAGAAATACCTGCTGAATGTCGGCGTCACTGATACCGTTACTGTGCTTGGTGCGAATGACCGTACGCGAGTGGTCGTGGGGATGTCTCGTCTGGCGAATTATAGTAGCAGGGTAGAGGGCCAGGAGCTGGTATTAGAGATCGGCAACGAGGTTCAGCAGAGCTACATCAAGAAGTCTACCGATCAGCTGACGAAGAAGTTTAATCACCAAACCTCCTCGGCTTCGCAGATAAATAGCCTCGACTTTCAGCGCGGAGAGGATGGCGAAGGTAAGCTATTGCTTGGCTTGAGCTCGTCGGATGTCAATGTCGATATGGCGAAAGAAGGGGGGCTGATTAAGCTAACCTTCGCCAATACCGGCATCGAAGATGGACTAGAGCGAACCTTTGATGTACTTGATTTTGCAACCCCGGTGAAGACTGTAGTGGCGAAGGAGTCTCGTGATGGTAAGTCGGCAGTCGTAACGCTTGAGCCAATGGGGGAGTATGATTATCTTGCCTATCAGGTCGAGGATACCTATGTCATCAGTGTGCGTCCCTTAACTCCTGAAGAGGTACAGGCAAAGAGTTCGGAGTTCCAGTATACCGGAGACCGTCTATCGTTGAACTTTCAGGATATTGAAGTCAGGGCGGTACTGCAGCTCATTGCCGACTTTACCGGCTTGAATCTCGTTGCCAGTGATAATGTAACAGGCAAAATAACTTTGCGCCTGCAAAACGTTCCCTGGGATCAGGCGCTGGATCTAGTGCTCAAGACCAAGGCGCTGGGTAAGCGTCAGATTGGAAATGTCTTGATGATCGCTCCAGCTGAGGAGTTGGCTAATCAGGAGCGTCAACGCATCGAGGCCAACAAACAGATCGAAGAACTAGCGCCGTTAAGTACGGAGTTATTCCGCATTCGTTACCACAGCGCCGAAGGTATCTTTGAGTTGTTTAAAGATGATGGCGACGATGGTAGTAAGAGCATTCTTTCGCCACGTGGTCGCGCCATTGTTGACCCGAGAACTAACTCGCTGATCATCACTGAAACCGCAATGCGTCTAGAGGAATTTAGGTCGTTGTTAGCGGCCATCGACATTCCCGTGCGTCAGGTGTTGATTGAAGCGAGGCTTGTTGCTGCAGACAAGAGCTTTAGGGAAGAGCTTGGTATTAGCTGGGGAGGCTCTGAGGAGGGGAAGTGGGATCACTTCAATATTGGAGGTAGGGAAGGCGCTGATGGTACTACACCCCTGGTTGTAGATCTTGGTGTTGGGGGGGCGACATCTGGCTTCAACGTTGGCTATACCAACGGTAGTGTGAATCTTTCTGCCGAAATTAGCGCTATGGAAAGTAATGGGCGGGGTGAGCTGGTGGCAGAGCCGAAGGTGATCACCGGCGATAAGCAGAGGGCGGTCATCAAGGCGGGTAGGGAGCTTCCTTATCTTGAATCCTCGGCGAGCGGTGAAACGACGGTCACGTTCAAGGAAGCTGTGCTGAAGTTGGAGGTGACGCCGTACATTACTCCCGATAACAGGGTGTTGATGGAGCTTGAAATCAATCAAGATGACTCGACGTCTTCTATTCAGGGTGAGTTTGGTGCGCTAATTCCGATTATCAACACACGACAGATTAAGACGAAAGTTTTAGTGAAAAACGGCGAGACTGTAGTGCTTGGCGGTGTCTTCAAAACGGTCGATAAAACGACGATTCAGAAGACGCCATTCTTCGGCGATATTCCCTATATTGGGCGCCTGTTCCGCAATCAAGTACAAGAAAATAGCAAAGAAGAACTGTTGATATTTATTACGCCACGTATACTATCCGATGATTTGTTGGACTAA
- a CDS encoding pilus assembly protein PilP encodes MTRRLLTVASALLVISGCANDDFSDLQSYMTEVKNKPLGAIEAIPVYPPYKTYTYSSAARRSPFVKPVSVQDIARLSLPRQNVAPDFNRQKEPLESFSIDDLKMVGTMTYKDVLWALVDDGSGGVTHIKAGGYMGRNHGRVVDITVNQIAVMEIVANGNNGWAERPRTINLKEE; translated from the coding sequence ATGACACGAAGATTATTGACAGTAGCTTCAGCTTTACTCGTAATCAGTGGCTGTGCTAACGATGACTTTTCAGACCTGCAGTCTTATATGACCGAGGTAAAAAACAAACCGTTGGGAGCGATAGAGGCGATACCCGTTTATCCTCCTTATAAGACCTATACATACAGTTCTGCGGCACGACGCTCCCCTTTCGTCAAGCCTGTTTCGGTACAAGACATCGCACGCTTGTCTCTGCCTAGACAAAATGTCGCCCCTGACTTTAATCGTCAGAAGGAGCCGCTTGAGTCGTTTTCAATTGACGACCTAAAGATGGTCGGAACAATGACCTATAAAGATGTGTTATGGGCTCTGGTAGATGATGGTAGCGGTGGGGTTACACATATTAAAGCGGGTGGCTACATGGGCAGGAATCACGGTCGAGTGGTAGACATTACTGTGAATCAGATAGCGGTGATGGAAATTGTTGCTAACGGTAATAATGGATGGGCCGAGCGCCCCCGAACGATTAACCTAAAAGAAGAATAA
- a CDS encoding type 4a pilus biogenesis protein PilO — protein MSLQSSLESFRDIDFNDLDFENIGSWPTAVKVIAWAICFALVLGVGYVYIISDMKTQLAGYEKKEQELKKTYAKRAYEAANLEAYKAQMVEIEENFGVLLGQLPKDAEVPGLLEDITRVGIKNGLAFNKIELQPEVPVEFYILQPIKIEVTGSYHDFGTFVGSVASLPRIVKLKDFTITPLNDSGALLMSIMAETYRYKE, from the coding sequence ATGTCTTTACAGAGTAGTTTAGAGTCGTTTCGTGATATCGATTTTAATGATCTTGACTTTGAAAACATTGGCAGCTGGCCTACGGCGGTTAAAGTCATCGCTTGGGCAATCTGTTTCGCGTTAGTACTGGGTGTAGGCTATGTCTATATCATTAGCGACATGAAAACGCAGCTAGCCGGTTATGAAAAGAAAGAACAAGAGCTGAAAAAAACTTACGCAAAACGGGCATATGAGGCCGCAAACCTTGAGGCCTACAAGGCTCAAATGGTCGAAATTGAAGAAAACTTTGGCGTCTTGCTTGGGCAGCTGCCCAAGGATGCTGAGGTACCAGGCTTGCTTGAGGATATTACCCGCGTGGGTATTAAGAATGGCTTAGCGTTTAACAAGATCGAGCTGCAGCCAGAGGTACCGGTCGAGTTCTATATCCTGCAGCCGATAAAGATCGAGGTGACGGGGAGTTACCACGACTTTGGTACCTTTGTAGGTAGCGTGGCAAGCCTACCGCGTATCGTCAAACTGAAGGACTTCACAATAACTCCGCTAAACGATAGTGGCGCCTTGCTGATGAGCATCATGGCGGAAACTTACCGCTACAAGGAATAG
- a CDS encoding PilN domain-containing protein, whose amino-acid sequence MATINLLPWREERREELKKEFLVCCVLSIVAAGLLLTVYYSFVNNALTSQQARNGYIERHISDLDVQVKEIKELKKKRQQMLDRMKVVQDLQGTRPYIVHVFDELVRSTPDGLYFGEVTAKGELISVEGVAESSQRVSSLMRALEKSEWFKDPNLTEVQANRAFGEQGSNFKMTFRLELPGQEDGEDT is encoded by the coding sequence ATGGCGACAATTAATTTATTACCTTGGCGTGAAGAGCGACGTGAAGAGTTAAAGAAAGAGTTTTTAGTTTGCTGTGTTTTAAGTATTGTCGCTGCCGGGTTGCTTCTGACGGTTTATTATAGCTTCGTCAATAATGCACTAACGAGTCAGCAAGCGCGCAATGGTTATATTGAGCGACATATTTCCGATTTAGACGTGCAGGTGAAGGAAATAAAGGAACTGAAAAAGAAACGTCAGCAAATGCTCGATCGAATGAAGGTGGTACAAGACCTGCAGGGGACGCGTCCATATATCGTGCATGTCTTTGATGAGCTTGTTCGCAGTACTCCTGATGGCTTGTACTTTGGCGAGGTGACTGCCAAGGGCGAGCTTATCTCTGTCGAGGGCGTTGCGGAGTCGAGCCAACGAGTTTCTTCGCTAATGAGGGCGCTGGAGAAGTCCGAGTGGTTTAAGGATCCTAACCTTACAGAGGTGCAGGCTAACCGCGCATTTGGTGAGCAGGGCAGTAACTTCAAAATGACTTTTAGGCTCGAGCTCCCCGGCCAAGAAGATGGGGAGGATACATAA
- a CDS encoding pilus assembly protein PilM codes for MIGLFGKNKTATLLGIDISSTSVKLLEVSCSGGRYKIESYAVAALPPGAVVEKNITDIDGVSAAIDKATQLSKTKVKQAAVAVAGSAVILKNIEMDAALNDDDMEQQIIHEADQYIPYALDEVAIDFDVLGTVEGNEDLASVLLAACRKENVDNRVSALERAGLQPKVVDIEAFAMERSYQLVRSNQNLSDEQVVAVVDIGATMTTLNIFHRGQSVYTREQLFGGKQLTEDIQRRYSMTMAEAGLAKKQGGLPDDYESEVLAPFREAVVQQITRALQFFFSASQYNDIDCAILAGGVAAMDGLAEKVQEGLGVSVTTANPFAEMAVASRVDALALSADAPALMVACGLAMRGFE; via the coding sequence TTGATAGGCCTATTTGGAAAGAATAAGACAGCGACGCTGTTAGGTATTGATATTAGCTCCACCTCAGTAAAACTGTTAGAGGTAAGCTGTAGCGGGGGACGGTATAAAATCGAGTCCTATGCTGTGGCAGCACTTCCGCCGGGGGCTGTGGTTGAGAAGAATATTACCGATATCGATGGTGTAAGCGCTGCAATAGATAAAGCTACTCAGCTATCCAAAACGAAAGTAAAGCAGGCAGCTGTAGCGGTTGCCGGCTCTGCGGTGATATTGAAAAATATCGAAATGGATGCGGCCCTTAACGATGATGATATGGAGCAGCAGATTATTCATGAGGCTGATCAATACATCCCCTATGCGCTCGACGAAGTTGCCATTGACTTTGATGTCCTTGGCACGGTGGAGGGCAATGAGGATTTGGCTAGTGTTTTGTTGGCGGCCTGCCGTAAAGAGAACGTTGATAATAGGGTGTCAGCATTAGAGCGCGCAGGTTTACAGCCTAAAGTCGTCGATATTGAGGCCTTTGCGATGGAGCGAAGCTATCAACTGGTTCGCAGCAATCAGAACTTGAGTGACGAGCAGGTTGTCGCGGTTGTTGATATCGGCGCGACAATGACCACGCTGAATATCTTTCATCGTGGTCAATCGGTTTATACGCGAGAACAACTCTTCGGCGGCAAGCAGCTAACGGAGGATATTCAGCGTCGTTACAGTATGACGATGGCAGAAGCGGGGCTGGCGAAGAAGCAGGGCGGACTGCCGGATGATTACGAGAGCGAAGTGCTCGCGCCGTTTCGTGAGGCTGTGGTGCAGCAGATCACTCGTGCGTTGCAGTTCTTCTTCTCTGCCAGCCAATATAACGATATCGACTGTGCAATTTTGGCGGGTGGTGTGGCTGCAATGGACGGCTTGGCTGAGAAGGTTCAAGAAGGTCTCGGTGTTAGCGTCACGACAGCAAACCCTTTCGCAGAAATGGCAGTCGCTTCTCGGGTCGACGCGTTGGCCCTCAGTGCCGACGCTCCAGCATTGATGGTTGCGTGTGGTTTGGCGATGAGGGGGTTTGAGTAA
- a CDS encoding penicillin-binding protein 1A, protein MVSTRSIARLFSGLFITAFFGLGLVLSAAFIYLSPQLPSPDSLRDVELKTPLRVYTIDNKLIGEFGEERRMPINYQQIPPLFTKALLAAEDDGFYQHHGVDVKGLLRAASQLLMTGHIQSGGSTITMQVAKNYFLTHKRTFSRKFREILLALQIERELSKDEILELYVNKIFLGNRAYGIAAAAQVYYGKSIDELSIAQLAMIAGLPKAPSAYNPLANAKRALSRRNWILGRMHSLGYIDNEQFEEASSAPITAKFHGSTVEVDSPYIAEMARHEMIKRYGKEAYSKGLRVFTTVSSKLQLKAQKALVKGLKAYDHRHGYRGPEAHIDVDDINDIETSISALSSYRTVAGMQAALVTHLDGEHATILLKDHSEHPLDWDDSFSSLRPHLSADSVGAKPRKLADIISEGDIIRVARDNVDSPYRISQIPKVEGAIVAISPRNGAIQALVGGFDFRQSNFNRVLQAKRQPGSNFKPFIYSAALNAGYTPATIINDAPVVFEGTKLEDSWRPVNSSGNFYGPTRLRRALFTSRNLVSIRLLRKMGISNAINYMGRFGFDTKKMPHDLSLALGSYALTPLKLVTAYATLANGGYRVHPYLIQRIESSDGSELFTATPDTVCQNCEQIAAKAHATNDTSTVKEEAATLEELIGDKETAKPAELIMDPRVAYLIDSILKDVIKRGTGRRALSLKRNDIAGKTGTTNGPTDAWFSGYNDDIVTTTWVGFDRYNKLGRREYGGTAALPIWIDFMETALEDSPARMRQQPPGLISVRIDPETGELAYPQQSNAIFETFRAENVPARRSRSAGPNSQQQIENDLMLEDELF, encoded by the coding sequence ATGGTTAGCACACGTTCAATAGCCCGCCTTTTCAGCGGACTCTTTATTACCGCATTCTTTGGTTTAGGCCTTGTGCTGTCTGCCGCATTCATATATTTGTCGCCGCAGCTGCCTTCCCCCGACTCATTAAGAGACGTCGAGTTAAAAACACCACTCCGAGTATACACGATTGACAATAAACTCATCGGGGAATTTGGTGAAGAACGTAGAATGCCCATAAATTATCAACAAATTCCTCCACTTTTCACTAAGGCACTACTTGCCGCAGAAGATGACGGTTTCTACCAACATCATGGCGTAGATGTCAAAGGACTGCTGAGAGCCGCATCACAACTATTGATGACTGGCCACATCCAGTCAGGCGGATCCACTATCACCATGCAGGTCGCCAAGAACTACTTTTTAACGCACAAAAGAACCTTTTCTCGCAAATTCCGTGAGATTTTACTCGCCCTACAAATAGAGCGAGAACTCAGCAAAGATGAGATCCTCGAACTTTACGTCAACAAAATATTCCTCGGCAATAGAGCCTATGGCATCGCCGCAGCGGCACAAGTATATTATGGAAAATCAATAGACGAGCTCAGTATTGCTCAACTCGCCATGATCGCCGGGCTCCCCAAAGCGCCTTCGGCTTACAACCCACTCGCCAACGCCAAGAGAGCACTAAGTCGCCGTAACTGGATTCTTGGACGCATGCACTCTCTTGGCTATATTGATAACGAGCAGTTCGAAGAGGCAAGCAGCGCCCCCATCACTGCGAAATTCCATGGCTCAACGGTAGAGGTTGATAGCCCTTACATTGCCGAAATGGCCCGCCACGAGATGATCAAGCGCTACGGTAAAGAAGCTTACAGCAAGGGGCTGCGAGTTTTCACCACCGTCTCCAGCAAACTACAACTCAAGGCACAGAAAGCACTCGTTAAGGGACTAAAAGCCTACGACCACCGTCACGGCTATCGTGGCCCAGAGGCACACATCGACGTCGATGACATCAACGACATAGAGACATCAATCTCCGCACTCTCCTCCTACCGCACGGTAGCCGGCATGCAAGCCGCACTAGTCACCCACCTCGACGGAGAGCACGCCACAATACTACTCAAAGACCACAGCGAGCACCCTCTGGACTGGGACGACAGTTTTTCATCTCTGCGCCCCCACCTTAGCGCCGATAGCGTCGGGGCAAAACCCAGGAAACTAGCCGACATTATTAGTGAGGGCGATATCATTCGCGTAGCGCGAGACAATGTCGACAGCCCTTACCGCATCAGCCAAATCCCTAAGGTAGAAGGGGCCATCGTCGCCATCTCTCCTCGAAATGGCGCCATCCAGGCCCTCGTTGGCGGCTTCGATTTTCGACAAAGTAACTTTAACCGTGTATTGCAGGCTAAGCGCCAACCCGGATCCAACTTTAAGCCGTTCATCTATTCCGCTGCGCTGAACGCAGGCTACACCCCCGCAACCATCATTAACGACGCCCCTGTTGTTTTTGAGGGCACCAAGCTCGAGGACTCCTGGCGCCCCGTCAACTCTAGCGGTAATTTCTATGGCCCCACACGGCTGCGCAGAGCCCTCTTTACTTCGCGCAACTTGGTCTCTATTCGCCTGCTTCGTAAAATGGGTATCAGTAACGCCATCAACTACATGGGGCGTTTTGGTTTCGACACCAAGAAAATGCCACACGACCTATCCCTCGCCTTAGGCAGCTACGCACTGACGCCACTAAAACTCGTTACCGCCTACGCGACACTGGCCAACGGAGGCTATCGCGTCCATCCCTACCTCATCCAGCGCATCGAGAGTAGCGATGGCAGCGAACTCTTCACCGCCACCCCCGACACCGTTTGCCAAAACTGCGAGCAAATAGCAGCAAAAGCTCACGCCACAAACGACACCTCAACTGTAAAAGAGGAGGCCGCGACCTTGGAAGAGCTTATAGGAGACAAGGAGACCGCCAAGCCTGCCGAACTCATCATGGATCCTAGGGTCGCCTATCTCATCGACTCCATTCTAAAAGATGTCATCAAGCGCGGCACCGGCCGCCGCGCCCTCAGCCTTAAGCGTAACGACATTGCCGGCAAAACCGGCACAACTAACGGCCCTACCGACGCGTGGTTTTCGGGCTACAACGACGACATTGTTACCACCACCTGGGTAGGCTTCGACCGCTACAACAAACTTGGTCGCAGAGAGTACGGCGGCACCGCCGCCCTACCTATCTGGATCGACTTTATGGAAACAGCACTCGAAGATAGTCCCGCACGAATGCGCCAACAACCACCCGGTCTCATCTCTGTACGCATCGATCCCGAGACCGGCGAGCTGGCCTACCCTCAACAATCCAACGCTATCTTCGAGACATTCCGCGCCGAAAACGTCCCAGCCCGTCGCTCACGCTCAGCCGGGCCAAACTCCCAGCAACAAATAGAAAACGACCTGATGCTTGAAGATGAGCTTTTCTAG